In Nostoc sp. CENA543, a single genomic region encodes these proteins:
- a CDS encoding chromophore lyase CpcT/CpeT translates to MNRLKAYAVTFLLSLLTISTTANAANATTIAQQIKQVANWFTGFFDNSQQVTQKPTVPLISITSCSIQLDSANNSKNIYFEQESSFFERLRLYSFSQGNEAVNLSIRSFLDPNAVRGLCDKPQSMRIIPTSNLPITSCNLSLVLLPDKYYTGSNSPDGCPAGSSRVVSSITVRRDSILSLDEIFNSEGVLLANTPIEFRRVSVPEPSPMLAIIGVGIWGATTVISRQLKYLSQKNSV, encoded by the coding sequence ATGAATCGACTCAAAGCTTATGCAGTAACATTTTTACTGTCACTGTTGACAATATCTACTACAGCTAATGCTGCCAATGCAACAACAATTGCACAACAAATAAAGCAAGTAGCAAACTGGTTTACGGGTTTTTTTGATAATTCTCAACAAGTGACTCAAAAGCCGACTGTGCCACTGATTAGCATTACTAGTTGTAGTATTCAATTAGACAGTGCAAATAATTCAAAAAATATTTATTTTGAACAAGAAAGTTCCTTTTTTGAACGCTTACGTTTGTACTCATTTAGTCAAGGAAATGAGGCAGTAAATTTGAGTATTCGCAGTTTTTTAGATCCTAATGCTGTGCGGGGTTTATGTGATAAACCTCAATCTATGCGAATAATTCCAACAAGTAACTTGCCAATCACAAGTTGTAACTTGAGCCTGGTTTTGCTGCCGGATAAATATTATACAGGTAGTAACAGCCCGGATGGTTGTCCGGCTGGTTCGTCAAGAGTAGTTTCTAGTATCACTGTTCGACGCGATAGTATCCTTTCTCTAGACGAAATTTTTAATTCTGAAGGTGTTTTATTAGCTAATACACCTATTGAATTTCGGCGAGTTTCTGTACCTGAGCCATCCCCAATGTTAGCAATCATAGGGGTTGGTATTTGGGGTGCAACAACAGTGATCTCTCGACAATTAAAATATCTGTCTCAGAAAAATTCTGTGTAA
- a CDS encoding DUF4198 domain-containing protein, producing MQPVSAHVVWFDYKDGEYNILFGHPEEGAETYETSRFKEAIAYDINKQTIPFSLNEKSEGLYLTASNKLAAIQGFFDNGYFARLADDTFLRITEEQISNYENVGRYLKYTKAFYDWSDALAQPFNLPLEIQPLNNPLKVIPGGSLLVNILSNGNPISENVTVEYLGQIVEKNADGTYSIPIGKQGLIQPIEASYSFVDANNLRISYETSLTAQNIPEPSALLGLSVVGLFSFYRKKLKK from the coding sequence ATGCAACCAGTTTCAGCCCATGTGGTCTGGTTTGATTATAAAGACGGTGAATATAATATCTTATTTGGTCATCCAGAAGAGGGGGCAGAAACCTATGAAACCTCTAGATTTAAAGAGGCGATCGCCTACGATATTAATAAACAAACTATCCCCTTTAGCCTCAATGAAAAATCTGAGGGTTTATATTTAACTGCAAGTAATAAATTGGCAGCTATTCAAGGATTTTTTGATAATGGTTATTTTGCTAGACTAGCTGACGATACATTTCTCAGGATCACAGAAGAACAAATCAGCAATTATGAAAATGTTGGTCGTTATCTCAAGTACACCAAAGCTTTCTATGATTGGTCTGATGCTTTAGCTCAACCTTTCAATTTACCATTAGAAATTCAGCCTCTCAACAATCCCCTAAAAGTCATTCCAGGTGGTAGTTTATTAGTCAATATATTGTCTAATGGTAATCCAATTTCGGAAAATGTGACAGTAGAATATCTGGGTCAGATAGTAGAAAAAAATGCAGACGGTACTTATTCTATCCCAATTGGCAAACAAGGTTTAATCCAACCGATTGAAGCTAGCTACTCATTCGTAGATGCTAATAATTTGAGGATTTCTTACGAAACTAGTTTAACAGCACAGAATATACCAGAACCTTCAGCTTTATTAGGGTTGAGCGTTGTAGGATTATTCAGTTTTTACCGCAAGAAGTTGAAGAAATAG
- a CDS encoding sensor histidine kinase has product MNSQKLLNFLANRFQFIQRLQKWAYRLKMAHKISWGYGIILGLFILGTTIGIEVGDYFLWESWQQAQHSRQETELLYRLETDILRARDSQQQLAFLVENPQAWQNKYLHLQKQIVNIKDTWQAIKSFTDSQYHIQNEINNLHLGKIPEFLANYHSFTIDYFQNLEFLVKKIHSNSLELPAIAADQQKLLVNFQNSSESQKFEKLLDDLIHIIALSAKDYARAIAAYDQADILRLSMNIFSVILSTVIAGILAYFTSQIIAHPLKAVTQVAQQITQNSDFDLQAPVISADEVGIMAITFNQLLQHVRLITQELHEKNQRLEIAMADLKHTQAQIIQQEKMSSLGQIVAGVAHEINNPVSFIYGNVAHAREYAANLIDLVQIYQQEYPHPNPVITEAIADIDLDFIKEDLINLLSSIRLGAERIRKIVHSLRNFSRLDEAELKTVDIHQGIESSLLILQNRLQSHLQIQVFKEYQDLPLVECYPSQINQVFMNILLNAIDALEEMGNEYWQMTSTTPQIRIYTKLLEKNRIAISFYDNGIGMNEKVQAKVFDPFFTNKIVGKGMGLGLSVSYQIVTEKHRGKLYFNSVFKQGTEFVMEIPIQQ; this is encoded by the coding sequence ATGAATTCCCAAAAACTGCTAAATTTCCTAGCTAACCGTTTTCAGTTCATTCAGAGACTGCAAAAATGGGCTTATCGCCTCAAGATGGCACACAAGATTAGTTGGGGATACGGAATTATCTTAGGCCTATTCATTTTAGGTACGACAATCGGAATTGAAGTTGGTGATTATTTCTTATGGGAGTCTTGGCAACAAGCACAACATTCTCGGCAAGAAACTGAGTTACTCTATCGCCTAGAAACTGACATTTTAAGGGCTAGAGATAGCCAACAACAGCTAGCTTTTTTGGTAGAAAATCCCCAAGCATGGCAAAATAAATATCTTCACTTACAAAAGCAAATTGTCAACATCAAAGACACTTGGCAGGCAATTAAATCTTTTACAGATAGTCAGTATCACATTCAAAATGAGATAAATAATCTGCATTTAGGAAAAATTCCAGAGTTTTTAGCAAATTATCATAGTTTTACCATAGATTACTTTCAAAATTTAGAATTTTTAGTCAAAAAAATCCACTCGAACAGTTTAGAATTACCAGCCATTGCAGCAGATCAACAAAAATTACTAGTCAATTTTCAAAATAGTTCCGAGTCGCAAAAATTTGAAAAACTTTTAGATGATTTAATTCATATTATTGCTCTTTCAGCTAAAGATTATGCAAGAGCGATCGCCGCTTATGATCAAGCTGATATTTTACGACTTTCTATGAATATATTTAGCGTAATTTTATCAACAGTAATTGCCGGGATTTTGGCTTATTTTACCAGCCAAATTATTGCTCATCCCCTAAAAGCTGTCACCCAAGTGGCACAGCAAATTACACAAAACTCTGATTTTGACCTGCAAGCACCTGTAATATCCGCCGATGAAGTGGGTATAATGGCGATCACATTTAATCAACTACTCCAGCACGTTAGACTTATTACTCAAGAACTCCATGAGAAAAATCAGCGTCTAGAGATAGCAATGGCAGATTTGAAACATACCCAAGCTCAAATCATTCAACAAGAGAAAATGTCTAGCTTAGGACAGATAGTTGCTGGGGTAGCTCACGAAATTAATAATCCTGTGAGTTTTATTTATGGTAATGTTGCCCACGCTCGTGAATATGCCGCAAATTTAATAGATTTAGTCCAAATTTATCAGCAAGAATATCCCCATCCTAACCCAGTAATTACAGAAGCGATCGCTGACATCGACCTTGATTTTATCAAAGAAGACTTAATTAATTTACTGAGTTCTATTAGGCTGGGGGCAGAACGGATTAGAAAAATAGTTCATTCCCTACGTAACTTTTCCCGCCTCGACGAAGCCGAATTAAAAACTGTAGATATTCATCAAGGAATTGAAAGTAGTTTATTAATTCTGCAAAATCGGTTGCAATCTCATTTACAGATTCAAGTATTCAAAGAGTACCAAGATTTGCCTTTAGTCGAGTGCTACCCCAGCCAAATTAATCAAGTATTTATGAATATCTTGCTCAATGCCATTGATGCTTTAGAAGAAATGGGGAATGAATATTGGCAAATGACATCAACAACGCCTCAAATTAGAATTTATACAAAATTATTAGAGAAAAACCGCATAGCTATTAGTTTTTATGATAATGGCATCGGGATGAATGAAAAAGTGCAAGCAAAAGTATTTGACCCATTTTTTACCAACAAAATAGTTGGTAAAGGTATGGGACTAGGCTTATCTGTCAGTTATCAAATTGTGACAGAAAAACATCGCGGAAAATTGTACTTTAACTCAGTATTCAAACAAGGAACAGAGTTTGTGATGGAAATACCTATTCAACAGTAA